In Streptomyces sp. Li-HN-5-11, the sequence CTTTTTCAGCTGCCCCTCATTGCTGAGCAGCGAGGCGAGCTGCGACACGGTCACCTTCTGGAACGCCTGGTTGTTGGGAGCGAAGACGGTGATGTGGGGCTTCCCGTCGAGGGTGCCGTTCAGCTTCGCCCTGACCGTGGCGGAGACCAGCTGGCTGAGCTGTGGATACGCGGCCGCAGCCTCTGAGATCTTGTCCTTGGCCGTGTTGGCCTTCTGGGAGAGCGCCGAGCAGCCGGAACCGAACGTCCCCGAAGGGCTGGGAGACGGAGACGCCTCCCGCGCGTGGCTGGGCGACGCCAGACCTACAAGCACGAGCGGGATGGTGACCACAGCTGCCGCGGTGGCCTTTGCAGTACGCATGCGAGTGGACCTCATCGCAACCTTCCTCCCATGGAGGCGTGAACACTGCAGAGGTTTGGACTGCGGAAGTCTTCGTTTCCGCTGGTCGGGTGGGGGCGGCTGCTACGCCGAGCCTCGGGTCATCATCACCCGGCCACCCAGCGAGAGTATCCGGCAGGTGCCGATGACCGCATCTCGAAGTCCGGGCGCGGTGAACGCACTGCCCTGCCTCTACGGGCCAGAGACGGCCCAGCCGACCCGAGGTCTCCGAGGTCTGCCCATGCCTCATCATGTGCGTCATACCAGACCTTCGGTCCTGACCGGCAGACTCACGAGTTGCAGTGCGACTGCTGCAATGCTCCCCTCGAACGAGCACGGAACTTCGTGTACACAGACAGCACGCCGTAGGCGGTGTACCTCGCCGACTGCTACCACCACCGGACCGGGGCCACGACGCCTGGGTAGGCGTGATCTTCGGTACCGGGTCGTCACCGATCCGAATGCGGAACTTGGACATGCCGCTCCAACGTCTGACCAGGCATGGACAGTCGCCGGACGGGAGCCTTGGTTGGTGCTCTGCTTGCAGCCCTGCTCACCATCGCGGCGTGCGGTGCGCCGCAAAAGGGGACCAACGAGCCAAAACCAGGGCCGGCCGAGTCGGGCATCGCATGGTCCCCTCCGAAGGGGCCGGGCGGAGCCGGCGGTCTGCTGGTAGGGGCGCGCTGGATAGCGCAGTGGATCACCGTCGACGGACGGACCACCCCTGCCCCTGCACATGCCGCCGCCTGGGTCGACTTCGGCTACGACGGGACAGCCGCGGGCAGTTACGGTTGCACCTCGTTCCGGCGGACCACCCACGTCACCGCCGGCACGCTCACCCTTGGCGTTCCGGCGGCGCAGCCGACGACCGGAAGCCGGTGTGCGGCGAAGAACCGAGCCTTCGAGGAGGAGTTCCGCACGATCTTCAGCGGGCGACTGAAGATCGTGCGGCGAGTCGACGACCTCACCATCGATCTGAAGAACCCGCGGGGCGACTACCTCGCCCTGAAACTCCTGTGGCCCAAAGGCCTCTTCGGCAGGCGCTGGCAGGTGGACCACCTGGCCGTGGCGGACACGACGTACCCACTGGCGGCCGGC encodes:
- a CDS encoding META domain-containing protein, whose protein sequence is MVGALLAALLTIAACGAPQKGTNEPKPGPAESGIAWSPPKGPGGAGGLLVGARWIAQWITVDGRTTPAPAHAAAWVDFGYDGTAAGSYGCTSFRRTTHVTAGTLTLGVPAAQPTTGSRCAAKNRAFEEEFRTIFSGRLKIVRRVDDLTIDLKNPRGDYLALKLLWPKGLFGRRWQVDHLAVADTTYPLAAGKAVYFVFHRDGTVTGNLGCNDFTSRAAFSGDVFTLYRPTPTTHRTCSKDIMRDEQIMLSPKNDPRSTRFRAMTDSWESDHDPTQGLPEFGYGFTALDR
- a CDS encoding fasciclin domain-containing protein, which codes for MRSTRMRTAKATAAAVVTIPLVLVGLASPSHAREASPSPSPSGTFGSGCSALSQKANTAKDKISEAAAAYPQLSQLVSATVRAKLNGTLDGKPHITVFAPNNQAFQKVTVSQLASLLSNEGQLKKTLTYHVVDKQITPNQLSNGSFTTVEGSKLTTSGSGTSFKVNGKANIVCGNIKAANATIYVIDTVLQPPS